A window of Mucilaginibacter sp. PAMC 26640 contains these coding sequences:
- a CDS encoding short-chain dehydrogenase, with product MESNNKIALVTGGSRGLGKDMAFKLAEKGLDVIITYNTKADEAQAVVDQIKQNGRNAASLQLNTGEIKSFNSFIDSLKAVLNSEFGTDHLDFLVNNAGHGHSAPFGEVTEEAFDSLLNVHFKGVYFLTQKMLPLMNDGGGIVNISSGLARFSLPGSSAYASMKGAIEVFTRYLAKELGRRGIRANVLAPGAIATDFNGAHVRENEQVQKMISGITALGRVGFADDIGGVVAFLCTDDARWVNAQRIEVSGGMSI from the coding sequence ATGGAAAGCAACAACAAGATAGCACTGGTAACCGGCGGCAGCCGCGGACTGGGCAAAGACATGGCCTTTAAACTGGCCGAAAAAGGATTAGATGTTATCATCACTTACAATACTAAAGCAGATGAAGCACAGGCAGTAGTAGACCAAATAAAGCAAAACGGCAGAAATGCCGCCTCGCTCCAGTTAAATACCGGTGAGATCAAAAGCTTCAACTCCTTTATAGATTCGTTGAAGGCAGTATTAAATAGCGAGTTTGGCACCGATCACCTCGATTTCCTGGTGAATAATGCAGGCCATGGGCACAGTGCACCTTTTGGGGAAGTCACAGAAGAGGCTTTTGATAGTCTGTTAAATGTTCATTTTAAAGGCGTATATTTCCTTACACAAAAAATGCTGCCGCTTATGAATGATGGCGGGGGTATTGTAAATATTTCCAGCGGATTAGCCCGTTTCAGTTTGCCAGGTTCCTCTGCCTATGCATCGATGAAGGGTGCAATAGAAGTATTTACCCGCTATCTGGCTAAGGAGTTAGGAAGGAGGGGAATTCGTGCAAATGTACTTGCCCCGGGCGCTATAGCTACCGATTTTAACGGCGCACATGTGCGCGAGAACGAACAGGTACAAAAGATGATCAGCGGCATCACGGCGCTTGGCCGCGTTGGCTTTGCTGATGATATCGGCGGGGTGGTAGCCTTTTTATGTACGGATGATGCGCGATGGGTTAATGCACAGCGCATAGAGGTGTCAGGCGGCATGTCAATTTAA
- a CDS encoding copper transporter gives MKDVKKEFGPSSWAIDNKTAIYVLIFLITVLGLYSYNSLPKENFPDIAQSKVFVTTTFAGQSPQNIENLVTRQIEKQLKSLKGLKKVTSNSVQNVSIITAEFQANVDIKDAKVDVKDAVDKAKQDLPQGDVNLKESIISDINVADLPILYINISGNYDLKRLKEYADLLKDEIESYKEISKVDEIGALTPEIQINVDLNKMAATQITFSDITNAIGNENILSSAGTIKTDGIRRSIDIKQDFKSADEVAAIAIRNPKGQAVYLRDIAEIKDSFLEQETYARLKTPDAANFKNVITLNVSKRAGENLIEASDKINDLIKLKQKSVFPKGLAITVTGDQSDKTRTTLNDLINTIVIGFLLVTVILMFFMGTTNAIFVALSVPLSCFIAFLIMPAIGFTLNMIVLFSFLLALGIVVDDAIVVIENTHRIFANGKVPIKEAAKMAAGEVFLPVFSGTMTTLAPFVPLAFWNSLIGHFMFFLPITLIITLLASLVVAYIMNPVFAVDFMKPHHPGEHDNPKFDKATKRALIYLAIATAIGYFINVGIGNLFAVIMVLYLLNHFIFLRVIDRFQNNAWPKFQAWYAKWLERAVKRPLTILAGTMVLFVLALVVNHFLGKTPEFFPSGDPNFAYVYVSLPIGTDQGTTNEITKKIEKRVAEIVEPDKDIVSSVISNVTKGVTDPTDEDQLDYQNKSKITVAFIEFGKRNGKDTKAILKRIRGAVQGVPGAKISVTQENSGPPVQKDIAIEIIGDNIDSLVKTSNRLKAYLAKQNIAGIDNLVADVQSDKPEIVFDINRERANREGISSGQITQALGTAIFGAKAGDFRNTKEDDYQIKVRALESQRGNIDELRNLKITYRDLATGGAIRQVPISAFTDVRYTNTYSNIKRKQQRRVLTLGSNVVKPYNANDVNANILKAINNFKHSDDIIIRQGGGQEDQKDAVTFLATALATSFCLIFIILMIQFNSIGKTFIIISEIFFSIIGVLLGVSIFGMTMAIVMTGVGIIALAGVVVRNGILLVEFTDMLIEQGTSLHDAVVEAGHTRMTPVLLTATAAILGLIPLAVGFNIDFVGLFTHFEPHIHFGGDNVAFWGPLAWTMIFGLGFATVITLILVPCMYIIRVNMKNYFFGNQDEKKAKDRQKLIEAEATA, from the coding sequence ATGAAAGACGTTAAAAAAGAATTCGGCCCGTCCAGTTGGGCAATCGATAATAAAACGGCCATATATGTGCTCATATTTTTGATCACCGTTTTGGGCTTGTATAGCTACAATAGCCTTCCGAAGGAAAACTTTCCGGATATAGCACAATCGAAAGTGTTTGTAACCACCACCTTTGCAGGTCAATCACCTCAGAATATAGAGAACCTGGTAACCCGGCAGATTGAAAAGCAACTAAAATCCTTAAAGGGATTAAAAAAAGTTACCTCAAATTCGGTACAAAACGTATCCATTATTACCGCCGAATTTCAGGCGAATGTGGATATAAAAGATGCGAAGGTGGATGTTAAAGATGCAGTTGATAAAGCCAAGCAGGATCTTCCGCAAGGTGATGTGAATCTAAAAGAGTCGATCATTTCGGATATCAATGTGGCAGATTTGCCCATCTTATACATTAATATTTCTGGCAATTACGACCTGAAGCGATTAAAAGAGTATGCCGACCTGTTGAAAGACGAGATAGAAAGCTACAAGGAAATATCAAAGGTGGACGAAATTGGGGCGCTGACTCCAGAGATCCAGATCAATGTTGACCTGAATAAGATGGCTGCTACACAAATTACTTTCAGTGATATTACCAATGCCATAGGTAACGAAAATATATTGTCATCTGCCGGTACTATCAAAACCGATGGTATCCGCAGAAGTATTGATATTAAACAGGATTTTAAAAGTGCTGATGAAGTAGCTGCAATTGCCATTCGGAACCCTAAAGGGCAGGCGGTGTATTTGCGGGATATTGCAGAAATTAAAGATTCGTTTCTGGAGCAGGAAACCTATGCGCGTTTAAAGACACCAGACGCCGCTAACTTTAAAAATGTTATTACACTTAATGTAAGTAAAAGGGCCGGCGAAAACCTTATTGAGGCCTCAGATAAAATTAACGATTTAATCAAGCTAAAGCAGAAATCGGTGTTCCCAAAGGGTTTGGCCATAACCGTAACAGGCGATCAGTCTGATAAAACACGCACCACCCTAAATGATCTGATCAATACCATCGTAATTGGCTTTTTACTGGTAACCGTAATCTTAATGTTCTTCATGGGTACCACTAACGCCATATTTGTGGCTTTATCGGTTCCTTTATCCTGCTTTATCGCCTTTCTTATTATGCCGGCAATAGGCTTCACGCTTAATATGATCGTGCTGTTCTCCTTCCTGCTTGCCCTTGGTATTGTGGTGGATGATGCTATTGTTGTGATTGAGAATACCCACCGTATTTTTGCGAATGGAAAGGTGCCTATTAAAGAAGCCGCTAAAATGGCTGCCGGTGAGGTATTCCTGCCTGTATTCTCCGGTACCATGACCACCCTGGCACCGTTTGTACCACTTGCTTTCTGGAATAGCTTGATCGGCCACTTTATGTTTTTCCTGCCTATTACGCTGATCATTACACTGTTGGCGTCGCTGGTAGTAGCTTATATTATGAACCCGGTTTTCGCGGTAGATTTTATGAAGCCGCATCACCCGGGTGAACACGACAATCCTAAGTTTGACAAAGCGACCAAGCGTGCGTTAATTTACTTGGCGATTGCCACTGCTATAGGCTACTTTATAAATGTAGGTATTGGAAATTTGTTCGCAGTTATTATGGTGCTATACCTGCTGAACCACTTTATATTCCTTAGGGTAATAGATCGTTTTCAAAACAACGCATGGCCTAAATTCCAGGCCTGGTATGCCAAATGGCTGGAGCGCGCCGTTAAGCGCCCTTTAACCATATTGGCGGGTACTATGGTGTTGTTTGTTTTGGCTTTAGTGGTCAACCATTTCCTGGGTAAAACGCCTGAGTTTTTCCCTTCCGGCGACCCTAACTTTGCCTATGTGTATGTGTCGCTGCCCATAGGTACTGACCAGGGTACAACAAATGAGATAACAAAAAAGATAGAAAAACGCGTCGCTGAAATCGTAGAGCCCGATAAAGACATCGTATCATCTGTAATATCAAACGTAACCAAAGGCGTTACCGACCCTACCGACGAAGATCAGCTGGATTATCAGAATAAGAGTAAAATTACGGTTGCCTTTATAGAATTCGGCAAGCGTAATGGAAAAGACACCAAGGCCATCCTGAAACGCATCCGTGGTGCCGTGCAGGGCGTGCCCGGGGCAAAAATTTCTGTAACCCAGGAAAATAGTGGTCCACCAGTACAGAAAGATATTGCCATTGAAATTATTGGCGATAATATCGATTCACTGGTAAAAACCAGCAACCGTTTAAAAGCTTACCTTGCTAAGCAAAATATTGCAGGGATAGATAATCTCGTTGCAGATGTGCAGAGTGATAAACCTGAAATTGTATTTGATATCAACCGCGAACGGGCAAACCGCGAAGGTATCAGCTCCGGCCAAATTACCCAGGCTTTAGGGACTGCGATTTTTGGAGCCAAAGCAGGGGATTTTAGAAATACCAAAGAGGATGATTACCAGATAAAAGTGCGCGCTTTGGAAAGCCAGCGCGGTAACATTGATGAACTGCGGAACTTAAAAATAACCTACCGTGATCTGGCCACCGGGGGCGCTATTCGCCAGGTGCCTATTTCTGCCTTTACGGATGTGCGATACACCAATACTTACAGCAATATTAAACGTAAGCAGCAACGCCGGGTTTTAACACTTGGGTCTAACGTAGTGAAGCCGTATAACGCGAATGACGTAAATGCCAATATTTTAAAAGCGATTAATAATTTTAAACACTCCGACGATATCATTATACGCCAGGGTGGTGGTCAGGAAGATCAGAAGGACGCTGTTACTTTCCTTGCAACAGCGCTGGCTACATCTTTCTGCTTGATCTTTATTATCCTGATGATCCAGTTCAATTCAATCGGGAAAACGTTCATTATCATTAGCGAGATCTTCTTTAGTATCATCGGCGTATTGCTGGGGGTAAGTATCTTCGGGATGACGATGGCTATCGTAATGACTGGTGTTGGTATCATCGCCCTGGCCGGTGTGGTTGTTCGAAACGGAATCCTGCTCGTGGAGTTTACTGACATGCTGATAGAGCAGGGGACCAGCCTGCATGATGCGGTAGTGGAGGCGGGACATACCCGTATGACTCCGGTATTGTTGACTGCCACCGCCGCTATTTTAGGGTTGATCCCGCTGGCGGTTGGTTTCAATATTGACTTTGTAGGCTTGTTTACCCATTTTGAACCGCATATCCACTTTGGTGGTGATAACGTAGCATTCTGGGGACCATTGGCATGGACAATGATCTTCGGGTTAGGTTTTGCAACCGTGATTACGCTAATATTGGTACCATGTATGTATATTATACGTGTAAATATGAAGAACTACTTCTTTGGTAACCAGGACGAAAAGAAAGCAAAAGACCGCCAAAAGCTGATTGAGGCAGAAGCGACTGCTTAA